In Paracoccus jeotgali, the following are encoded in one genomic region:
- a CDS encoding FTR1 family iron permease: protein MLTQILFIVWRESVEALLVVGILAAWMAANETAAAGRKYLWGGVLAGLALAAVLAGALMVFANALSGEAQDWFQTALVLIAGVLIVQMVSWMHAHGRTLKGELHDGLSQATRQRHWWGIFALALIAVGREGSETVVFLYGILSAGADAVGGLLPVIGAILGGFALALATYGLLQLGRRWLSWRLFFRVTEVLLLLLACQMFTSGAEKLIGLGVLPFTDPLWDTSWLVNDMSRWGGLVAGLTGYRAMPGAVTVAVWVVYWGAIYAISSWQSRQTRPATGGAA, encoded by the coding sequence ATGCTGACCCAGATCCTTTTCATCGTCTGGCGCGAAAGCGTCGAGGCGCTGCTGGTCGTCGGAATCCTCGCCGCCTGGATGGCCGCGAACGAAACCGCCGCGGCGGGGCGGAAATATCTGTGGGGCGGGGTTCTGGCCGGGCTGGCGCTTGCGGCGGTGCTGGCCGGCGCGCTGATGGTGTTCGCCAACGCCCTGTCGGGCGAGGCGCAGGACTGGTTCCAGACCGCGCTGGTGCTGATCGCGGGCGTGCTGATCGTGCAGATGGTCAGCTGGATGCACGCCCATGGCCGCACGCTCAAGGGCGAGCTGCATGACGGGCTGTCGCAGGCCACCCGCCAGCGCCACTGGTGGGGGATCTTTGCGCTGGCGCTGATCGCGGTCGGCCGCGAGGGCAGCGAGACGGTGGTGTTCCTGTATGGCATCCTGTCCGCCGGGGCCGATGCGGTCGGCGGGCTGCTGCCGGTGATCGGGGCGATTCTGGGCGGCTTTGCGCTGGCGCTGGCGACCTATGGGCTGTTGCAGCTTGGCCGGCGCTGGCTGTCCTGGCGGCTGTTCTTTCGCGTGACCGAGGTGCTGCTGCTGCTGCTGGCCTGCCAGATGTTCACCAGCGGCGCCGAAAAGCTGATCGGGCTGGGCGTGCTGCCCTTTACCGATCCGCTGTGGGACACAAGCTGGCTGGTCAATGACATGAGCCGCTGGGGCGGGCTGGTCGCCGGGCTGACCGGCTATCGCGCCATGCCCGGCGCGGTCACGGTCGCGGTCTGGGTGGTCTATTGGGGGGCGATCTACGCGATCTCGTCCTGGCAATCGCGCCAGACCCGGCCCGCCACGGGGGGCGCGGCATGA
- a CDS encoding 4Fe-4S binding protein — translation MTAIDYRHAASVPQPSRLARVGLWLRDHRRAIMAMQWAVVLIYAVLLIGPAVLPLPPSGAHIWNNLTLLAQFLFWGVWWPGVLISMLVFGRLWCGIFCPEGALSEFAARHGRGRATPRWIRWRGWPFAAFVMTTVYGQLISVYQYPLPVLVILGGSTAAAIAVGYMYGRNKRVWCRYLCPVNGVFGLLSKLAPVHFGVDQQQWNAPVQRPEAMQPFTCAPLVAVKTMKGASPCHMCGRCAGFRDAVELKSRRPDHEVVHVAGETASHWDSLLIITGLIGVALGAFQWSASPWFVTIKQALAGWLIRHDTIWPLEHSLPWFMLTNYPGRNDVLTLLDATVLLSYIAAATAILSLGVSLPLALAVRLVGRWQWQRFHHLAHGLIPLAAAGVILGLSSMTVTQLRADGFALGWIGTARFWTLAIAVMASSWLLTRILGRYASGLRQVVASGAAILSVTAPLVGWWLLFWHW, via the coding sequence ATGACCGCCATCGACTATCGCCACGCGGCCTCGGTGCCGCAACCGTCCCGGCTGGCGCGCGTGGGCCTGTGGCTGCGCGACCATCGCCGGGCGATCATGGCCATGCAATGGGCGGTGGTGCTGATCTATGCCGTGCTGCTGATCGGGCCGGCGGTGCTGCCGCTGCCGCCTTCGGGCGCGCATATCTGGAACAACCTGACGCTGCTGGCGCAGTTCCTGTTCTGGGGCGTGTGGTGGCCCGGGGTGCTGATCTCGATGCTGGTCTTCGGGCGGCTCTGGTGCGGCATCTTCTGCCCCGAAGGCGCGCTTTCCGAATTCGCCGCCCGCCACGGTCGCGGCCGCGCCACGCCGCGCTGGATTCGCTGGCGCGGCTGGCCCTTTGCGGCCTTCGTGATGACCACGGTCTATGGTCAGTTGATCAGCGTCTATCAATATCCGCTGCCGGTGCTGGTGATCCTTGGCGGTTCGACCGCCGCCGCCATTGCGGTGGGCTATATGTATGGCCGCAACAAGCGCGTCTGGTGCCGCTATCTCTGCCCGGTGAACGGGGTGTTCGGGCTGCTGTCCAAGCTCGCGCCGGTGCATTTCGGCGTCGATCAGCAGCAATGGAACGCGCCGGTGCAGCGGCCCGAGGCGATGCAGCCCTTTACCTGCGCGCCGCTGGTCGCCGTCAAGACGATGAAGGGCGCCAGCCCCTGCCACATGTGCGGGCGCTGCGCCGGGTTCCGCGACGCCGTCGAGCTGAAATCCCGCCGCCCGGATCACGAGGTCGTCCATGTCGCGGGCGAGACCGCCAGCCATTGGGACAGCCTGCTGATCATCACCGGGCTGATCGGCGTGGCCCTTGGCGCCTTCCAGTGGTCGGCGAGCCCGTGGTTCGTCACCATCAAGCAGGCGCTGGCCGGCTGGCTGATCCGGCACGACACGATCTGGCCGCTGGAACACAGCCTGCCCTGGTTCATGCTGACCAACTATCCCGGCCGCAACGACGTGCTGACCCTGCTGGATGCGACGGTGCTGCTGTCCTATATCGCCGCCGCGACCGCGATCCTCAGCCTGGGCGTGTCCCTGCCGCTGGCGCTGGCCGTCCGCCTCGTCGGGCGGTGGCAGTGGCAGCGGTTCCACCACCTCGCCCACGGGCTGATCCCGTTGGCGGCGGCGGGGGTGATTCTGGGCCTGTCGTCGATGACGGTGACGCAGTTGCGCGCGGATGGCTTCGCGCTTGGCTGGATCGGCACGGCGCGGTTCTGGACGCTCGCGATCGCCGTCATGGCCTCGTCTTGGCTGCTGACGCGGATTCTGGGCCGCTATGCCAGCGGGTTGCGGCAAGTGGTGGCAAGCGGGGCGGCGATCCTGTCGGTCACCGCGCCGCTGGTCGGCTGGTGGCTGTTGTTCTGGCATTGGTAG
- a CDS encoding ImuA family protein, which yields MSQPPLPAFPLRPARVHEVFGAAAPAFAAICAAGGSGPVLWVRESWLPETLHPSGLAMFLDPDRLIIASSADQTDSLAVAEEALRDGAVGLVVIEITRPVNLREGRRLQLAAAAGRSTGLCLIREGMGSNAAETRWHAIPVFDPAHEDSTLMRWEITKNKSGTVGAWNVVWNWQANRIDVVSPAGLGPGSAGMSD from the coding sequence ATGAGCCAGCCCCCCCTCCCCGCCTTTCCCCTGCGGCCCGCGCGTGTGCACGAGGTCTTTGGCGCCGCCGCCCCGGCCTTTGCCGCCATCTGCGCGGCGGGCGGGTCGGGGCCGGTGCTGTGGGTGCGCGAATCATGGCTGCCCGAAACGCTGCACCCGTCCGGGCTGGCCATGTTTCTGGACCCCGACCGGCTGATCATCGCCAGTTCCGCCGATCAGACCGACAGCCTTGCCGTCGCGGAAGAGGCGCTGCGCGACGGTGCCGTGGGCCTTGTCGTCATCGAGATCACCCGCCCCGTGAACCTGCGCGAGGGGCGGCGGCTGCAGCTTGCCGCTGCCGCCGGGCGCAGCACCGGGCTGTGTCTGATCCGCGAGGGCATGGGCTCGAACGCCGCCGAGACCCGCTGGCACGCGATTCCCGTGTTCGATCCTGCGCATGAGGACTCGACTCTGATGCGTTGGGAAATTACCAAGAACAAATCAGGAACCGTTGGCGCTTGGAATGTTGTCTGGAACTGGCAGGCGAATCGTATCGATGTGGTTTCCCCGGCTGGCCTCGGACCGGGTTCTGCGGGCATGTCCGACTGA
- a CDS encoding Y-family DNA polymerase, translated as MLSGTGRRIVSMWFPRLASDRVLRACPTDRPFALFLRQHNSDVIHCLNHAAEAADLSRGMRMTDARSFCPDLISQPADPAQDTRFLHLLRRWAGRYCPWVGIEPPDGLVLDITGSAHLWGDEAGMLDDMRDAAARAGMTLHLGLGDTRGAAWALAHYGQGVAAPGDPAPVLALPVAALRIPAEMATGLQRLGLRRVGELDAAARAPLARRFGPHLMLRLDQALGRAPESITPAAEPVHYATRLTLPEPIGLESDLMAATERLLDGLCAKLATQQVGARTLRLELRRVDSASQHITLRLAAAMREPARILPLFGRSLSKVDSGFGIDQIRLEAVLVEPLPEMQTGIAETRAPDRLADLMTRIGTRIGLDNLHRFQPADSHIPERAFTLTPATLPPTRQTAPARQAASARQFSSARLGATPDSSAGQDATTLQGAAAPPCGWTSPRPRPLRLFDPEPIIGRGASPPRRFRWRRMVLNTARATGPERIAPEWWQEDSGWRGGLRDYWMVETRQGRRLWMFHTPQTPGWFVQGEFA; from the coding sequence ATGTTGTCTGGAACTGGCAGGCGAATCGTATCGATGTGGTTTCCCCGGCTGGCCTCGGACCGGGTTCTGCGGGCATGTCCGACTGACCGCCCCTTTGCGCTGTTTCTGCGTCAGCACAACAGCGATGTCATCCACTGCCTCAACCACGCCGCCGAGGCCGCCGATCTGTCGCGGGGGATGCGGATGACCGATGCCCGCAGCTTTTGCCCCGACCTGATCAGCCAGCCCGCCGACCCGGCGCAGGACACGCGATTCCTGCACCTGCTGCGGCGATGGGCCGGGCGCTATTGCCCCTGGGTCGGGATCGAGCCGCCCGACGGGCTGGTGCTGGACATCACCGGATCGGCGCATCTGTGGGGGGACGAGGCCGGGATGCTGGACGATATGCGCGACGCGGCGGCGCGGGCCGGAATGACGCTGCATCTGGGTCTGGGCGACACGCGCGGCGCGGCCTGGGCGCTGGCCCATTACGGCCAGGGCGTGGCGGCGCCGGGCGATCCCGCGCCCGTGCTGGCCCTGCCGGTCGCCGCGTTGCGCATCCCGGCCGAGATGGCGACCGGCCTGCAGCGCCTTGGGCTGCGCCGGGTGGGAGAGCTGGACGCGGCCGCGCGCGCCCCTCTGGCCCGGCGATTCGGGCCGCATCTGATGCTGCGGCTGGATCAGGCGCTTGGCCGCGCGCCCGAATCCATCACCCCCGCCGCCGAGCCGGTGCATTACGCGACGCGGCTGACCCTGCCCGAACCCATCGGGCTGGAAAGCGACCTGATGGCCGCGACCGAACGGCTGCTGGACGGGCTGTGCGCGAAACTTGCGACGCAGCAGGTCGGCGCGCGCACGCTGCGGCTGGAACTGCGGCGGGTGGACAGCGCCAGCCAGCACATCACCCTGCGGCTGGCGGCGGCGATGCGCGAACCGGCACGCATCCTGCCGCTGTTCGGGCGCAGCCTAAGCAAGGTCGATTCGGGCTTCGGGATCGACCAGATCCGGCTCGAGGCGGTGCTGGTCGAGCCCCTGCCCGAGATGCAGACCGGCATCGCCGAGACGCGCGCCCCGGACCGGCTGGCCGATCTGATGACCCGGATCGGCACCCGCATCGGGCTGGACAATCTGCACCGCTTCCAGCCCGCCGACAGCCACATCCCCGAACGCGCCTTTACCCTGACCCCCGCCACGCTGCCCCCCACACGGCAGACCGCGCCCGCCCGGCAGGCCGCATCGGCCCGGCAGTTCTCATCAGCACGTCTGGGCGCGACCCCAGACTCATCCGCCGGGCAGGACGCGACCACGTTGCAAGGCGCCGCCGCGCCGCCCTGCGGCTGGACCAGCCCCCGGCCCCGGCCGTTGCGGCTGTTCGACCCCGAGCCGATCATCGGGCGCGGTGCCTCTCCGCCACGCCGCTTTCGCTGGCGGCGCATGGTGCTGAACACCGCCCGCGCCACCGGGCCGGAACGGATCGCGCCGGAGTGGTGGCAAGAGGATAGCGGCTGGCGCGGCGGGCTGCGCGATTACTGGATGGTCGAAACCCGGCAAGGGCGGCGGCTGTGGATGTTCCACACCCCGCAGACGCCCGGCTGGTTCGTGCAGGGGGAATTCGCATGA
- a CDS encoding error-prone DNA polymerase, whose translation MTSEPPDTDHDPEGIAKVTGYAELCVTSNFTFLTGASHPEELVARAAELGLAAIAITDRNSLAGVVRAYSALKVLRDEARALPIRSQHRIDGCSRQEIGSPTDIDTSGGVRLPRLIVGARLVLRDCAVDFLALPTDRPAYKRLSRLLSRGKMRAEKGECHLDLADLDTGCAGMILIALPDSTRTHNAAVSPDSVQAIRHMTRRYPGHVFLGAAPRYDGSDQAWFDDCAALALRCAAPMVAVGDVLMHRAHRRPLADVLTCIREGIVIDQIGTRALPNAERRLKGAEDMARLYRRHPAAIRRTLDIAARCAFDLSELAYEYPDEDGGGPPQQRLERLARAGLARRYPQGADARVQGLLEKELHLVAELGYAAYFLTVHDIVAEARRRGILCQGRGSAANSVICYLLGITDVSPDLIGMVFERFISRHRGEPPDIDVDFEHERREEIIQWIYDRYGRERAGLCATVIHFRSRAAIREVGKVMGLSQDVTAALAGQIWGWSGDAPGRERVEELGLNPDDRRLAQTMRLIATIIGFPRHLSQHVGGFVITKGRLDELCPIGNAAMADRTCIEWDKDDIDALGILKVDILALGMLTCLRKSFDLLARHEGQALTLDTVPQEDGATYRMLTRADAVGVFQVESRAQMNFLPRMKPRTFYDLVIEVAIVRPGPIQGGMVKPYIRRRQGLEAAEPFGPALAEVTAKTLGVPLFQEQAMQIAVVGAGYTAEEADRLRRSLASFRRMGTIGEHRDRFVAGMMANGYSAEIAAACFTQIEGFADYGFPESHAAAFAMLTYVSSWLKCHHPAVFACALLNSQPMGFYAPAQIVRDVREHGVETRPICVNASAWDNTLERRADGALALRLGFRQIKGMRAEDADWIAAARGNGYPDPESLWLRAGISPAVLERLAEADAFAGQGLNRRDALWAVRAIRSPAPLPLFNDPIDGEGLREPAVTLPGMHLGEEVVEDYLSTRLTLRAHPMELLRPAIPGLTCHESLATTPVGRVTVCGLVITRQRPGTASGVVFVTLEDETGVSNIVVWPKVYERFRRAVMGGRLLKVTGRLQREGIVVHLIADQIEDLSARLSDLSHPLHEMIATGERKTDESPLRQTQRGQTRPRPLHPRDQARQLFPSRDFH comes from the coding sequence ATGACCTCTGAACCGCCCGACACCGACCACGACCCGGAGGGGATCGCCAAGGTCACCGGCTATGCCGAGCTGTGCGTGACCAGCAACTTCACCTTCCTGACCGGCGCCTCGCACCCCGAAGAGCTGGTCGCCCGCGCGGCCGAGCTGGGGCTGGCGGCGATTGCGATCACCGACCGCAACTCGCTGGCCGGGGTGGTGCGGGCCTATTCGGCGCTGAAGGTGCTGCGCGACGAGGCCCGCGCCCTGCCGATCCGCTCGCAACATCGCATCGACGGCTGCTCGCGTCAGGAAATCGGCAGCCCCACCGATATCGACACTTCGGGCGGGGTCCGGCTGCCGCGGCTGATCGTGGGCGCAAGGCTGGTGCTGCGCGATTGCGCGGTGGATTTTCTGGCCCTGCCCACCGACCGGCCCGCCTATAAACGCCTGTCCCGGCTGCTGAGCCGGGGCAAGATGCGCGCCGAAAAGGGCGAATGTCATCTGGATCTGGCCGATCTGGACACCGGCTGCGCGGGCATGATCCTGATCGCGCTGCCGGACAGCACCCGGACCCACAATGCGGCGGTTTCCCCCGACAGCGTGCAGGCGATCCGGCACATGACGCGGCGCTATCCCGGCCACGTCTTTCTGGGCGCCGCCCCGCGCTATGACGGCAGCGATCAGGCGTGGTTCGACGACTGCGCCGCGCTGGCGCTGCGCTGCGCCGCGCCGATGGTGGCGGTGGGCGACGTGCTGATGCACCGCGCCCATCGCCGCCCGCTGGCCGACGTCCTGACCTGCATCCGCGAGGGCATCGTCATCGACCAGATCGGCACCCGCGCCCTGCCCAATGCCGAGCGCCGCCTGAAGGGGGCCGAGGACATGGCCCGGCTGTATCGCCGCCACCCCGCCGCGATCCGCCGCACGCTGGACATCGCCGCGCGCTGCGCCTTCGATCTGTCCGAACTGGCCTATGAATACCCGGACGAGGATGGCGGCGGCCCGCCCCAGCAGCGGCTCGAACGGTTGGCCCGCGCCGGTCTGGCGCGGCGCTATCCGCAGGGCGCGGATGCGCGGGTGCAGGGCCTGCTGGAGAAAGAGCTGCATCTGGTGGCAGAGCTTGGCTATGCCGCCTATTTCCTGACCGTGCATGACATCGTGGCCGAGGCGCGGCGGCGCGGCATCCTGTGTCAGGGGCGCGGATCGGCCGCCAATTCGGTCATCTGCTATCTGCTGGGCATCACCGATGTCTCGCCGGACCTGATCGGGATGGTGTTCGAACGCTTCATCTCGCGCCATCGCGGCGAGCCGCCCGATATCGACGTCGATTTCGAACATGAGCGGCGAGAGGAGATCATCCAGTGGATCTATGACCGCTATGGCCGCGAACGCGCCGGGCTGTGCGCGACGGTGATCCATTTCCGCTCGCGCGCCGCGATCCGCGAGGTGGGCAAGGTCATGGGCCTGTCGCAGGACGTGACCGCCGCGCTGGCCGGGCAGATCTGGGGCTGGTCCGGCGACGCCCCCGGCCGCGAGCGGGTCGAGGAGCTGGGGCTGAACCCCGACGACCGCCGGCTGGCCCAGACCATGCGGCTGATCGCCACCATCATCGGCTTTCCGCGCCACCTCTCGCAGCATGTCGGCGGCTTTGTCATCACCAAGGGCCGGCTGGACGAGCTGTGCCCGATCGGCAATGCCGCCATGGCCGACCGCACCTGCATCGAATGGGACAAGGACGACATCGACGCGCTTGGCATCCTCAAGGTCGATATCCTGGCGCTGGGGATGCTGACCTGCCTGCGCAAATCCTTCGACCTGCTGGCCCGGCACGAGGGGCAGGCGCTGACCCTCGACACCGTCCCGCAAGAGGACGGGGCCACCTATCGGATGCTGACCCGCGCCGATGCGGTCGGGGTGTTTCAGGTCGAAAGCCGGGCGCAGATGAACTTTCTGCCCCGGATGAAGCCGCGCACCTTCTATGATCTGGTGATCGAGGTCGCCATCGTCCGCCCCGGCCCGATCCAGGGCGGCATGGTCAAACCCTATATCCGCCGCCGTCAGGGCCTTGAGGCGGCCGAGCCCTTTGGTCCGGCGCTGGCCGAGGTGACGGCCAAGACCCTCGGCGTGCCGCTGTTTCAGGAACAGGCCATGCAGATCGCCGTCGTCGGTGCCGGCTATACCGCGGAAGAGGCCGACCGCCTGCGCCGTTCGCTGGCCAGTTTCCGGCGCATGGGCACCATCGGCGAACATCGCGACCGCTTTGTCGCCGGGATGATGGCCAATGGCTATTCGGCCGAGATCGCCGCCGCCTGCTTTACCCAGATCGAGGGCTTCGCCGATTACGGCTTTCCCGAAAGCCACGCGGCGGCCTTTGCCATGCTGACCTATGTCTCGTCATGGCTGAAATGCCATCACCCGGCGGTGTTCGCCTGTGCGCTGCTGAACAGCCAGCCGATGGGGTTCTATGCCCCCGCCCAGATCGTCCGCGACGTGCGCGAACACGGGGTCGAGACGCGGCCCATCTGCGTGAACGCCAGCGCCTGGGACAACACGCTGGAACGCCGCGCCGATGGCGCGCTGGCGCTGCGGCTGGGGTTTCGCCAGATCAAGGGGATGCGGGCCGAGGATGCCGACTGGATCGCGGCGGCGCGCGGCAATGGCTATCCCGACCCCGAAAGCCTGTGGCTGCGGGCGGGGATCTCGCCCGCCGTGCTGGAACGCCTGGCCGAGGCCGACGCCTTCGCCGGTCAGGGCCTGAACCGCCGCGATGCGCTGTGGGCGGTGCGCGCGATCCGCTCGCCCGCGCCGCTGCCCCTGTTCAACGACCCCATCGACGGCGAGGGGCTGCGCGAACCCGCCGTCACCCTGCCCGGAATGCATCTGGGCGAGGAGGTGGTCGAGGATTACCTCTCGACCCGCCTGACCCTGCGCGCCCATCCGATGGAACTGCTGCGCCCCGCCATCCCCGGCCTGACCTGCCACGAATCGCTCGCCACGACGCCGGTGGGGCGGGTCACGGTCTGCGGGCTGGTCATCACCCGCCAGCGGCCGGGCACGGCCTCGGGCGTGGTCTTCGTGACGCTCGAAGATGAGACCGGGGTCAGCAACATCGTCGTCTGGCCCAAGGTCTATGAACGCTTTCGCCGCGCCGTCATGGGCGGGCGGCTGCTGAAGGTGACCGGGCGGCTGCAGCGCGAGGGCATCGTCGTCCACCTGATCGCCGACCAGATCGAGGATCTGTCGGCGCGGCTGTCCGACCTGTCCCATCCGCTGCACGAGATGATCGCGACCGGCGAGCGCAAGACCGACGAATCCCCGCTGCGCCAGACCCAGCGCGGCCAGACCCGCCCCCGCCCGCTGCATCCGCGCGATCAGGCCCGGCAACTGTTTCCCAGCCGCGATTTCCACTAG
- a CDS encoding glycine zipper 2TM domain-containing protein, translating to MKRTAGFAVVAAMSIFALAGCSDNQGINAGTGALIGAAAGNQIGKGSGRTAATLVGAAVGTQVGAMQPTNKTCTFRNTQTGQTYQAPC from the coding sequence ATGAAAAGAACTGCAGGTTTCGCCGTCGTCGCCGCCATGAGCATCTTCGCATTGGCGGGATGTTCGGACAATCAGGGAATCAATGCCGGGACCGGCGCGCTGATCGGCGCCGCCGCGGGCAATCAGATCGGCAAGGGCAGCGGCCGGACCGCGGCCACGCTGGTCGGCGCGGCCGTCGGCACTCAGGTGGGCGCGATGCAGCCCACGAACAAGACGTGCACCTTCCGCAACACCCAGACCGGGCAGACCTATCAGGCGCCCTGCTGA
- a CDS encoding MFS transporter produces MELAADSDRSAPVSQGRLTDIAIGVVIGRTSEFFDFFVFAIAAVLVFPQFIFSFATPLDGTLFAFLVLALGFVARPVGSFVFTAIDRRWGRGVKLTASLFLLGMSTVAISFLPSFESEGWLTVASLCLFRMGQGAALGGAYDGMSSLLAMNAPEDRKARYATLPQIGAPIGLILASALFVFLRMSLTEDEFLNYGWRYPFFVAFAINVVALFARLRLAVSEEFDALYAKAELRPRINPRLLLDEASNLIAGSFVPLATLALMHMVTVFPLAWIHLNAPENVVAFLWIEIFGGAIGLGGIIASGFLADRIGRRSLLRNCAIAIAVYAVISPVLLGLGLSGQALYVFIGFALLGLSFGQSSGVVAAGFAMENRYTASNLTSDLSWMFGAGFAPVVALFLAERFGLWSAGVYLLSGALCTLAALTLFRRNMRQRQAEDRSWR; encoded by the coding sequence ATGGAACTTGCCGCCGATTCGGACCGCTCTGCGCCGGTCAGTCAGGGACGACTCACCGATATCGCCATCGGTGTGGTAATTGGTCGCACCTCCGAGTTCTTCGATTTTTTCGTCTTCGCCATCGCGGCGGTGCTGGTCTTCCCGCAGTTCATCTTTTCCTTTGCCACGCCGCTTGACGGGACGCTGTTCGCGTTTCTGGTGCTGGCGCTTGGTTTCGTCGCGCGGCCGGTGGGCAGCTTTGTCTTTACCGCCATCGACCGGCGCTGGGGGCGCGGGGTCAAGCTGACCGCCTCGCTGTTCCTGCTGGGCATGTCGACGGTGGCGATCTCGTTCCTGCCCAGCTTCGAATCCGAGGGCTGGCTGACCGTGGCCAGCCTGTGCCTGTTCCGCATGGGGCAGGGCGCGGCCCTGGGCGGGGCCTATGACGGCATGTCGTCGCTGCTGGCAATGAACGCGCCCGAGGATCGCAAGGCGCGTTACGCGACGCTGCCGCAGATCGGCGCGCCCATCGGGCTGATCCTGGCCAGCGCGCTGTTCGTCTTTCTGCGCATGAGCCTGACCGAGGACGAGTTCCTGAATTACGGCTGGCGCTATCCCTTCTTTGTCGCCTTTGCGATCAACGTCGTGGCGCTGTTCGCGCGGCTGCGGCTGGCGGTCAGCGAGGAATTCGACGCGCTTTACGCCAAGGCCGAGCTGCGCCCCCGGATCAACCCCCGGCTGCTGCTGGACGAGGCGTCGAACCTGATCGCGGGCAGTTTCGTGCCGCTGGCGACGCTGGCACTGATGCATATGGTCACGGTGTTTCCGCTGGCCTGGATTCATCTGAACGCGCCGGAAAACGTCGTGGCCTTCCTGTGGATCGAGATTTTCGGCGGCGCCATCGGACTGGGCGGCATCATCGCCTCGGGCTTTCTGGCCGACCGGATCGGGCGGCGCTCGCTGCTGCGCAACTGCGCCATCGCGATTGCGGTCTATGCGGTGATCTCGCCGGTGCTGCTGGGTCTGGGCCTGAGCGGGCAGGCGCTTTACGTCTTTATCGGCTTTGCGCTGCTGGGCCTGTCCTTCGGGCAATCCTCGGGCGTGGTCGCGGCGGGGTTCGCGATGGAGAACCGCTATACGGCCTCGAACCTGACCTCGGACCTGTCATGGATGTTCGGGGCAGGCTTTGCGCCCGTTGTGGCGCTGTTTCTGGCCGAGCGGTTCGGGCTGTGGTCGGCAGGCGTCTATCTGCTGTCGGGGGCGCTGTGCACGCTGGCCGCGCTGACCCTGTTTCGCCGCAACATGCGGCAGCGGCAGGCCGAGGACCGGTCCTGGCGCTAG
- the cyoA gene encoding ubiquinol oxidase subunit II, which yields MRPLRTLAPLAALSALSGCGSEVLFPSGDIAARTRDVLGLTTALILVIVLPVMMTIVWFVIRYRASNKATQDEYAPDWDHSVQLELLIWAAPLTIIIWLGALTWVSTHKLDPYRPLDTDILGVYEDSTPLVVQVVSMDWKWLFIYPEYGIATVNELAAPLNRPIRFDLTSTEVMNAFYVPTLAGMIYTMPAMQTQLHAVINREGAYKGMSSHYSGAGFSGMNFPFFGQRQDDFDDWVTMVGESELVLDRDSYRELREPSQNVPATYFRLGDPTLYHAILNRCVDPGQVCMDQMMSGGAHGGHAAANPERAHAPDDQTAAPDKDEGEAGQPGAGAETPEQGDS from the coding sequence ATGCGCCCGCTTCGAACCCTCGCCCCTCTCGCCGCGCTGTCGGCCCTGTCCGGCTGCGGGTCCGAGGTGCTGTTTCCCTCGGGCGACATCGCCGCGCGGACCCGCGATGTGCTGGGGCTGACCACGGCGCTGATCCTGGTGATCGTGCTGCCGGTGATGATGACCATCGTCTGGTTCGTGATCCGCTATCGCGCCTCGAACAAGGCGACGCAGGATGAATATGCGCCCGACTGGGACCATTCGGTCCAGCTTGAACTGCTGATCTGGGCCGCGCCGCTGACCATCATCATCTGGCTGGGCGCGCTGACCTGGGTCAGCACCCACAAGCTGGACCCCTATCGCCCGCTGGATACCGACATCCTTGGCGTCTACGAGGATTCGACCCCGCTGGTCGTGCAGGTGGTGTCGATGGACTGGAAATGGCTGTTCATCTATCCCGAATACGGCATCGCCACCGTCAACGAGCTGGCCGCGCCGCTGAACCGGCCGATCCGCTTCGATCTGACCTCGACCGAGGTGATGAACGCCTTCTACGTCCCGACGCTGGCCGGGATGATCTATACCATGCCCGCCATGCAGACCCAGCTGCACGCCGTCATCAACCGCGAGGGCGCCTATAAGGGCATGTCCTCGCATTACAGCGGCGCCGGGTTCTCGGGCATGAACTTTCCCTTCTTCGGGCAGCGGCAGGACGATTTCGACGATTGGGTGACGATGGTGGGCGAAAGCGAGCTGGTCCTTGACCGCGACAGCTATCGCGAGCTGCGCGAGCCCAGCCAGAACGTGCCCGCCACCTATTTCCGGCTGGGCGACCCGACCCTGTATCACGCGATCCTGAACCGCTGCGTCGATCCCGGTCAGGTCTGCATGGACCAGATGATGTCAGGCGGCGCCCATGGCGGCCACGCGGCCGCCAACCCCGAACGCGCCCATGCCCCGGACGACCAGACCGCCGCCCCGGACAAGGACGAGGGCGAGGCCGGCCAGCCCGGCGCGGGTGCCGAGACCCCGGAACAGGGCGACAGCTAG